One genomic region from Phragmites australis chromosome 1, lpPhrAust1.1, whole genome shotgun sequence encodes:
- the LOC133888820 gene encoding uncharacterized protein LOC133888820 gives MGKSPHRRDSVGVGGRLKQRVAQILMRSSCTTNTSSTAANSATAFVSLAKTNVDTYQEGPPSPYFCTPCTYERTKVDGGSRRRRSASLVHISVDCTGGAAATSGRRSVQSDAPLLQHPSVLVRDVKKQSKGRGKPARSPSASRWHCSSSSASWSRARRPRSTPAPYSWSSSSTATDNELAPFSSEEEGGEEAETRTLFSSLSFSPDSTSEFYHTNGGNNTRKSRGNATSRAPRRALQRTTDPAPADAFRPLVSVETKKHRECNDRKKEEKGVNVKKLIGAEETGAGMAVVKRSSNPYADFRSSMVDMVVERRIGSVGQMEELLGSYLSLNLPRHHPAILTAFEDVWEAVFGEE, from the coding sequence ATGGGCAAAAGCCCCCACCGCCGGGAcagcgtcggcgtcggcggccgGCTGAAGCAGCGGGTAGCGCAgatcctcatgcgctcttcctGCACCACCAACACCTCGTCCACCGCCGCCAACTCGGCCACGGCCTTTGTCAGCCTCGCCAAGACCAATGTCGACACGTACCAGGAAGGGCCACCCTCCCCGTACTTCTGCACCCCCTGCACCTACGAGCGTACCAAGGTTGACggcggcagccgccgccgccgcagcgcgtCGCTCGTCCACATCTCGGTGGACTGCACTGGCGGGGCCGCGGCCACATCCGGCCGGCGCTCCGTCCAGTCGGACGCGCCCCTTCTGCAGCATCCATCAGTGCTGGTACGGGACGTCAAGAAGCAGAGCAAGGGCAGGGGCAAGCCGGCGCGGTCTCCTTCAGCGTCGAGGTGGCATTGCtcgtcctcctctgcctcctggAGCCGCGCGCGGCGGCCCAGGAGCACACCCGCTCCGTACAGCTGGTCTTCGTCCTCCACCGCGACGGACAACGAACTCGCGCCGTTCAGCAGCGAAGAGgagggcggcgaggaggccgagACGAGGACGCTCTTCTCGTCCCTCAGCTTCTCGCCCGACTCCACCTCCGAGTTCTACCACACCAACGGCGGCAACAACACAAGGAAGAGCCGCGGGAACGCGACTAGCCGCGCGCCACGGCGCGCATTGCAAAGGACCACCGACCCAGCCCCAGCCGACGCCTTCCGGCCGCTGGTATCCGTGGAGACGAAGAAGCATAGGGAATGCAACGAcaggaagaaggaagagaagggGGTCAACGTCAAGAAGCTGATTGGTGCGGAGGAGACCGGCGCGGGCATGGCGGTGGTGAAGCGGTCGAGCAACCCGTACGCGGACTTCCGGAGCTCGATGGTGGACATGGTCGTGGAGCGGCGCATCGGCAGCGTGGGGCAGATGGAGGAGCTCCTGGGATCGTACCTCTCGCTCAACTTGCCGCGCCACCACCCGGCCATCCTCACCGCCTTCGAGGACGTCTGGGAGGCCGTCTTCGGCGAGGAGTGA